In Mumia flava, a single window of DNA contains:
- a CDS encoding tRNA (cytidine(34)-2'-O)-methyltransferase → MFRILYYEPRIPPNTGNAIRLSAATGAQLHLVEPLGFDMSDTQLKRAGLDYHDLADVHVHADLEAAFKALDPVRVFAFTTRARTSYTEIAYEPGDVLMFGPEPTGLPDAVLADRRITEQLRIPMLPSRRSLNLANSTSIVVYEAWRQHGFTGGV, encoded by the coding sequence CGGATCCCGCCCAACACCGGCAACGCGATCCGCCTGTCGGCTGCGACCGGGGCCCAGCTGCACCTGGTCGAGCCTCTCGGCTTCGACATGTCGGACACCCAGCTGAAGCGCGCCGGACTCGACTACCACGACCTCGCGGACGTGCACGTGCACGCCGACCTCGAGGCTGCGTTCAAGGCGCTCGACCCCGTACGGGTGTTCGCGTTCACGACCCGCGCTCGCACCTCGTACACGGAGATCGCGTACGAGCCCGGAGACGTGCTGATGTTCGGGCCGGAGCCGACCGGGCTGCCCGACGCCGTGCTCGCCGACCGCCGGATCACCGAGCAGCTGCGGATCCCGATGCTGCCGTCGCGGCGCTCGCTGAACCTCGCGAACTCCACGTCGATCGTCGTGTACGAGGCGTGGCGCCAGCACGGCTTCACCGGCGGCGTCTGA